One window of Lacerta agilis isolate rLacAgi1 chromosome 14, rLacAgi1.pri, whole genome shotgun sequence genomic DNA carries:
- the LOC117057666 gene encoding olfactory receptor 6M1-like codes for MILNGKENTSGTVVTEFVLLGFSSLQGMQLPLFCIFLVMYTLSLIGNALVILIIRLDCRLHTPMYYFLSKLSWLEIIITTTVTPKMLSILITKKKTISFFGCAVQITLYFLCGTTEVLLLGAMSVDRYLAICNPLRYTAIMSSQVCMLMMLFCWFGGFICVALGIIFKSGLPYCGPNVIDHFFCDTAPLTLLLCADTTLVENIEFASSCFTLLSSVSVTAVSYLCIIVTVIRMPSAQGRKKAFSTCSSHITVASLYYGSSIFIYVRPAGNSSMDFNKVATVLNTVVTPLLNPIIYSFRNKVVKDVLKDAVKKIGAIFRKTVD; via the coding sequence ATGATCCTGAATGGAAAAGAAAATACCTCGGGAACAGTTGTGACAGAGTTTGTGTTACTTGGCTTCTCTAGTCTTCAGGGGATGCAGCTGCCACTGTTCTGCATCTTCCTGGTCATGTATACATTATCATTAATTGGAAATGCTCTGGTCATCCTCATAATCCGCCTTGACTGCCGCCTTCACACCCCCATGTACTATTTTCTGAGCAAACTCTCCTGGCTGGAGattatcatcaccaccacagTCACACCTAAGATGCTCAGCATTCTCATCACAAAGAAAAAAAccatctccttctttggatgtgCTGTCCAGATAACACTATACTTCCTTTGTGGGACCACAGAAGTTCTCCTGCTTGGAGCCATGTCTGTGGATCGTTACTTAGCCATCTGTAACCCACTGCGCTACACGGCCATAATGAGTAGCCAGGTCTGCATGCTGATGATGCTCTTCTGTTGGTTTGGAGGCTTCATTTGTGTAGCTCTTGGTATCATCTTCAAGTCGGGACTACCTTACTGTGGCCCCAATGTCATTGATCATTTCTTCTGCGACACAGCGCCATTGACACTGTTACTCTGTGCAGACACCACCCTGGTTGAAAATATCGAATTTGCCTCATCTTGTTTTACACTCCTGAGCTCCGTCTCTGTGACAGCTGTCTCTTACCTCTGCATCATTGTTACTGTGATCAGGATGCCCTCTGCCCAAGGTAGGAAGAAAGCCTTCAGCACCTGCAGCTCTCATATCACTGTGGCCTCCCTCTATTATGGCAGCTCCATATTCATCTATGTCAGGCCAGCTGGAAACTCTTCTATGGATTTTAATAAGGTAGCTACTGTTCTTAACACTGTGGTTACTCCTTTACTTAATCCAATTATCTATAGCTTTAGAAATAAAGTGGTCAAGGATGTTTTGAAAGATGCAGTGAAGAAAATTGGTGCAATATTTAGGAAAACAGTCGATTAA
- the LOC117057667 gene encoding olfactory receptor 6M1-like produces MILNEKENISGTVVTEFVLVGFSSLQKMQLPLFCIFLVIYVLSIIGNGLIILIIRLDARLHTPMYYFLSNLAWLEMIITTTVTPKMLSLLITKKKTISFFGCAVQLTLYFLCGTTEVLLLGIMSVDRYLAICNPLRYTAIMSNQVCMLMMLSCWFGSFFCVAISAVFKTGLPYCGPNVIDHFFCDTGPLLKLVCADTTLIETVEFSSSCFTLLSSVSVTAVSYLSIMFTVVRMPSAQGRRKAFSTFSSHITVATLYYGSSIFIYVRPHGSSSMDFNKVATVFNSVVTPFLNPLIYSFRNKVVKDVLKDAVKKIGAIFRKTVD; encoded by the coding sequence ATGATcctgaatgaaaaagaaaatatctcAGGAACAGTTGTGACAGAGTTCGTGCTGGTTGGATTCTCTAGTCTGCAGAAGATGCAGCTGCCATTGTTCTGCATCTTCCTGGTCATATATGTGTTGTCAATAATTGGCAATGGTCTGATCATCCTCATAATCCGCCTTGACGCCCGCCTTCACACCCCCATGTACTATTTTCTCAGCAACCTTGCCTGGTTGGAGATGATCATCACCACCACTGTCACACCTAAGATGCTCAGCCTTCTCATCACAAAGAAAAAAAccatctccttctttggatgtgCTGTTCAGCTAACACTGTACTTCCTTTGTGGGACCACAGAAGTTCTCCTATTAGGAATCATGTCTGTGGATCGCTACTTGGCCATCTGCAACCCACTGCGCTACACAGCCATCATGAGTAACCAGGTCTGCATGCTGATGATGCTTTCCTGCTGGTTTGGAAGTTTCTTTTGTGTTGCAATTAGTGCCGTTTTCAAGACAGGCCTTCCTTATTGTGGCCCCAATGTCATTGATCATTTCTTCTGTGATACTGGCCCCTTGTTAAAGTTGGTCTGTGCAGACACCACTCTGATTGAAACCGTAGAATTTTCCTCTTCCTGTTTCACACTCCTAAGTTCCGTCTCTGTGACAGCTGTCTCCTACCTGAGCATCATGTTCACTGTGGTCAGGATGCCTTCAGCGCAAGGCAGGAGGAAAGCCTTCAGCACATTCAGCTCCCATATCACTGTGGCCACCCTCTATTATGGCAGCTCCATATTCATCTATGTCAGACCACATGGAAGCTCTTCTATGGATTTTAATAAGGTGGCCACTGTGTTCAACTCTGTGGTAACTCCATTCCTTAATCCACTTATCTATAGCTTTAGAAACAAAGTGGTCAAGGATGTGCTGAAAGATGCAGTGAAGAAAATTGGTGCAATATTTAGGAAAACTGTTGATTAG